Proteins encoded by one window of Superficieibacter sp. HKU1:
- a CDS encoding PFL_4669 family integrating conjugative element protein — MSDGKTKGGTTASRAGALQSSVNILLHTHYAIRLWEGRKRDAPDETGVKKKRPEIISMPQAIARAGNASRDSAADNPYADMALVRLEEALQRATLKINENVSSLDAILSAVPKGVTLSEVESADPLNVSVFSRSPLGYRCVWLLVGYDQLAMKAFQAFHYGLISRSQRDAILDNGGHAVRQVYGVIQPYRTLAVTRRDIAEKTTQGLVAIERNGEPDPDVLRGKKRSSFSPPLKNTIAEEE; from the coding sequence ATGTCTGATGGTAAAACAAAGGGCGGAACAACCGCTTCACGAGCGGGGGCCCTACAGTCCTCTGTTAATATCCTGCTCCATACACATTATGCAATCCGGCTTTGGGAGGGCAGGAAACGTGATGCTCCGGACGAGACAGGGGTGAAAAAAAAGAGGCCTGAAATAATCAGCATGCCGCAAGCCATTGCGCGAGCTGGTAATGCTTCCCGAGACTCAGCGGCAGATAATCCCTATGCCGATATGGCTCTGGTACGGCTCGAAGAAGCCCTGCAACGAGCAACACTTAAAATTAATGAAAACGTCAGTTCACTGGATGCCATATTGTCAGCCGTACCCAAAGGGGTAACGCTTTCGGAAGTTGAATCAGCCGATCCGTTAAATGTCAGCGTTTTCAGCCGTTCACCGTTAGGATACCGGTGCGTATGGCTTCTGGTTGGATATGATCAGTTAGCAATGAAAGCTTTCCAGGCTTTTCATTACGGACTGATTTCGCGTTCGCAACGTGACGCTATCCTGGACAATGGTGGCCATGCTGTTCGTCAGGTCTATGGCGTGATTCAGCCTTACCGAACACTTGCAGTGACTCGCCGTGATATTGCAGAAAAAACCACGCAAGGGCTTGTTGCCATTGAGCGAAATGGCGAACCTGATCCGGATGTGTTACGCGGTAAAAAACGTTCTTCGTTCTCACCTCCGCTTAAAAACACCATAGCAGAGGAGGAATGA
- a CDS encoding ParB family protein: MSRKSSNVGAAMLQPGRQSQAAGNISVMPAAEMPMVLTLDQLSPNPDNPRTSRNPRYDDIKASIRSRGLDTVPKVTRDPDGEPDMYIFSDGGNTRYQILSELWQETGEDQFFRVHVLFKPWPGRLQCVIGHLAENEVRGELSFIEKAQGIHKARSIYEEQMGKTVSLRQLSELLTHEGLPVHYSTVSRMEDALKYLYPWIPDLLESGLGRPQITSLLALRHDAERVWDEFCLISDTGDKSFSDVFGQCCGRFNSPELWSLEMFRDEFIGDLLQALPHPELDYDRWMMELDPKERNRRHHFGEPETVAFPAANKPVNADHALHTTGSDESEGVPLPVSSSRPEVSGGAVTPVPGNASSPSETPINEPPRHEVQPDMYGAAPVISGESGDVSGLVTLSDGYREENGGEEDNGEDGLLSLLTPEPEVVLQDDAPVSNDSIWHVPAHQDDIEHLQNTAFRLAWELGEVLGCEDEILPQRDNDMSAGYVGAGEVRSEAAAFLLGLTGEAPALHPAAGVCGLPELFTGGPGEGEAPALTDEDALKLLRLMRVMRRLRELQRGLKYGEDNSDE, translated from the coding sequence ATGAGCCGTAAAAGTTCTAATGTGGGGGCTGCCATGCTGCAGCCCGGACGCCAGTCGCAGGCGGCCGGCAATATCAGCGTCATGCCGGCGGCTGAAATGCCCATGGTCCTGACGCTCGACCAGTTAAGCCCGAATCCTGATAATCCGCGAACATCACGCAATCCGCGTTATGACGATATCAAGGCTTCCATCCGTTCGCGCGGGCTGGACACCGTGCCCAAAGTCACCCGTGACCCGGATGGTGAGCCCGATATGTACATCTTCAGCGACGGGGGTAATACACGTTATCAGATCCTGTCAGAACTGTGGCAGGAAACCGGAGAAGACCAGTTTTTCCGCGTCCATGTGTTGTTCAAGCCGTGGCCGGGACGGCTGCAGTGTGTTATTGGCCATCTGGCAGAGAATGAAGTGCGCGGGGAGCTGAGTTTTATTGAAAAAGCGCAGGGGATCCACAAAGCCCGCTCTATATATGAAGAGCAGATGGGAAAGACGGTTTCGTTGCGTCAGTTGTCAGAGCTACTGACCCATGAAGGTTTGCCAGTCCATTACTCAACAGTCAGCCGTATGGAAGATGCGCTGAAATATCTTTATCCGTGGATCCCAGACCTGCTTGAGTCCGGGCTTGGCAGGCCACAAATAACGTCACTGCTGGCGCTCCGGCATGATGCGGAACGCGTGTGGGATGAGTTTTGCCTGATTTCAGACACAGGCGACAAATCCTTCAGCGACGTTTTTGGCCAGTGTTGTGGCCGTTTCAACTCCCCGGAACTGTGGTCTCTGGAGATGTTTCGCGATGAATTTATTGGTGATTTACTGCAGGCGTTACCCCATCCGGAACTGGACTATGACCGCTGGATGATGGAACTCGATCCTAAAGAACGCAACCGCAGACATCACTTTGGCGAGCCGGAGACGGTTGCCTTTCCCGCCGCAAACAAGCCTGTTAATGCTGATCACGCCCTGCATACCACAGGCTCAGATGAGAGTGAAGGCGTCCCGCTACCTGTCTCCAGTTCACGTCCTGAGGTCTCAGGAGGGGCTGTAACGCCCGTTCCGGGTAATGCGTCTTCTCCTTCTGAAACACCGATTAATGAGCCCCCCCGGCATGAGGTTCAGCCAGATATGTACGGTGCCGCGCCGGTTATTTCAGGTGAGAGCGGGGATGTTAGCGGGCTGGTTACCCTCTCCGATGGGTACAGAGAAGAGAATGGCGGAGAAGAGGACAATGGGGAGGATGGCCTGCTTTCTCTTTTAACACCAGAACCTGAAGTTGTCCTGCAGGATGACGCGCCGGTGAGTAATGACAGCATCTGGCATGTGCCGGCCCATCAGGACGATATCGAACACCTGCAGAATACCGCTTTTCGTCTGGCCTGGGAGCTGGGTGAGGTCCTTGGCTGCGAAGATGAAATTCTTCCTCAACGCGACAACGACATGTCTGCCGGTTACGTCGGGGCAGGTGAGGTGCGTTCTGAAGCCGCCGCATTTCTGCTGGGCCTGACCGGCGAAGCGCCTGCGCTGCATCCTGCGGCAGGAGTGTGTGGCCTGCCGGAGCTTTTCACCGGCGGCCCGGGTGAGGGGGAAGCACCTGCCCTGACAGATGAAGATGCTCTGAAACTGCTCCGCCTGATGCGCGTTATGCGCCGTCTCCGGGAGCTGCAACGCGGTCTGAAGTACGGGGAGGATAACAGTGATGAATAA
- a CDS encoding DNA topoisomerase III, translating to MQLFLCEKPSQAKDIARVLGISKREQGFISGGNIVVTWAVGHLLETASPEAYGEQYGRPWRADVLPVLPEDWKMVVKEQTKSQFTVISKLLKKASEVVIATDADREGEVIARELLEYCRYSGAVRRLWLSALDEASVKEALGNILPGEKTALLYDAGKGRSQADWLIGMNLTRLYTLKARDSGVSEVLSVGRVQTPTLAMVVNRDNEITSFVPKPWWQVHALIEKEGVRFRAGWVPVEQYCDEEKRCINPQAARAVGQLCQQQGRATVLEVTQKREKTAAPLCFDLGTLQQVCSRKFGMGANDVLAIAQSLYETHKATTYPRTDCGFLPTSMQQEIPDVLAAVAKSDPAVAPVLNQLDRQFVSRVWNDKKITAHHAIIPTRQAFDLSRLSADELKVYQLIRQHYFAQFLPLQESDVTEASFNIGGQLFRTRGKVGVVTGWKSLFQAEKDDDEEDVDGDSMALPALAKGDICAVTGSEVKDMKTSPPKPFTEGTLIAAMKNAASFVSDPKLKKVLRDNAGLGTEATRAAVLETLFKRHYLEKKGKHIHSTQMARELIAALPETLTSPGMTALWEQALDDISQGKMSLAVFMQKQLQWTRHLVEKGRQDSVKITAPVTPPCPLCKGPTRKRKGKNGDFWGCIRYPDCEGIISTGKKKAAKRKKTSVKAKTE from the coding sequence ATGCAACTCTTTCTGTGTGAAAAACCCTCCCAGGCAAAGGATATTGCCCGCGTACTGGGTATCAGCAAGCGTGAGCAGGGATTTATCAGCGGCGGTAACATCGTTGTGACCTGGGCGGTCGGCCATTTACTCGAAACTGCCAGCCCTGAAGCCTATGGCGAGCAGTATGGCAGGCCATGGCGTGCCGATGTTCTGCCTGTGCTGCCTGAGGACTGGAAAATGGTCGTCAAAGAGCAGACAAAATCGCAGTTCACCGTTATCAGTAAGCTGCTCAAAAAGGCGTCTGAGGTGGTCATCGCCACCGATGCCGACCGCGAGGGAGAAGTTATCGCGCGTGAGCTGCTGGAATACTGCCGCTACAGTGGCGCGGTACGCCGGCTCTGGTTGTCAGCCCTGGATGAGGCCAGTGTGAAGGAAGCACTGGGCAATATCCTTCCCGGGGAAAAAACAGCCCTGCTGTATGATGCCGGCAAGGGCCGGAGCCAGGCTGACTGGCTCATCGGTATGAACCTGACTCGCCTTTATACCCTCAAAGCCCGTGACTCAGGGGTGTCAGAAGTGCTGTCCGTCGGGCGGGTACAGACGCCGACGCTTGCCATGGTGGTTAACCGGGATAATGAAATCACGTCCTTCGTGCCAAAGCCCTGGTGGCAGGTACATGCGCTTATTGAAAAAGAGGGCGTCCGGTTCCGGGCTGGCTGGGTGCCCGTTGAGCAGTACTGTGACGAGGAAAAGCGTTGCATCAATCCTCAGGCAGCCCGGGCGGTGGGACAGCTTTGTCAGCAGCAGGGCAGGGCTACGGTACTGGAGGTGACCCAGAAGCGGGAGAAAACGGCGGCACCCCTCTGTTTTGACCTGGGCACCCTTCAGCAGGTCTGTTCCCGAAAATTCGGCATGGGCGCAAATGATGTGCTCGCCATTGCTCAGTCACTTTACGAAACCCACAAAGCGACCACCTACCCCCGGACAGACTGTGGTTTTCTGCCAACCTCCATGCAGCAGGAAATTCCCGACGTGCTGGCAGCAGTGGCGAAATCCGATCCCGCTGTGGCCCCGGTACTGAATCAGCTGGACAGGCAGTTTGTCTCGCGCGTCTGGAATGACAAGAAAATCACCGCGCACCATGCCATCATTCCCACCCGGCAGGCATTTGATTTGTCGCGCCTCAGCGCCGATGAGCTGAAGGTCTACCAGCTGATTCGCCAGCATTATTTCGCCCAGTTCCTTCCGCTGCAGGAATCTGACGTGACTGAGGCGTCGTTCAATATCGGTGGCCAGCTGTTCCGTACACGCGGGAAAGTCGGTGTGGTGACGGGCTGGAAGTCATTGTTCCAGGCTGAAAAAGATGACGATGAAGAGGACGTCGACGGTGACAGTATGGCGCTGCCGGCGCTGGCAAAAGGGGATATTTGCGCTGTCACCGGTTCTGAGGTTAAGGATATGAAAACCAGTCCGCCCAAACCGTTCACGGAGGGGACGCTGATTGCTGCCATGAAGAACGCGGCCAGTTTCGTCAGTGACCCGAAGCTGAAGAAAGTGCTGCGTGATAACGCAGGTCTGGGCACAGAGGCGACGCGTGCGGCAGTACTCGAAACCCTCTTCAAACGACACTATCTGGAGAAAAAAGGGAAGCACATCCACTCAACGCAGATGGCCCGGGAGCTGATTGCGGCCCTGCCGGAAACGCTGACGAGCCCGGGCATGACCGCATTATGGGAGCAGGCACTGGATGATATTTCGCAGGGGAAAATGTCGCTTGCGGTCTTTATGCAAAAGCAGCTGCAGTGGACCCGTCACCTTGTCGAAAAAGGCCGCCAGGACAGTGT
- a CDS encoding DUF2786 domain-containing protein encodes MNNSQRQLRLLNLVRKLLKLGRSNSNAHEAGLALQRAQKLMARYGISELDAGLTSVREASSRTAPSDAEKVPEWMVTLVRGVCHAFGCRAYYSWRQTSAGYRRSVTFYGFSEKPEIAAYAFDVLTRQLKDATNSYLKTQSKRLKLATRRARAEQFRDGWVCGVREVISATDISSEEQQVMSHWLESRSMKTVTTRELKACRGADTARYQGYEAGQNARLHQGVSGRGPAAIGYRQD; translated from the coding sequence ATGAATAACTCACAGCGACAGTTGCGACTGCTGAATCTTGTCAGGAAACTGCTGAAGCTGGGCCGCAGCAACAGTAATGCCCATGAGGCAGGACTGGCCCTGCAGCGTGCCCAGAAGCTGATGGCCAGATACGGTATCAGCGAGCTTGATGCCGGCCTTACATCCGTGCGCGAAGCGTCTTCCCGCACGGCCCCTTCGGATGCTGAAAAAGTTCCGGAATGGATGGTGACCCTTGTCCGGGGCGTCTGTCATGCCTTTGGCTGCCGCGCTTATTACTCATGGCGTCAGACCTCTGCCGGGTATCGCCGTTCGGTAACCTTTTACGGATTCAGTGAAAAACCTGAGATAGCAGCCTATGCCTTTGATGTGCTGACGCGCCAGCTGAAAGATGCCACAAATTCTTATCTCAAAACCCAGAGTAAGCGGCTGAAACTGGCCACACGCCGGGCGAGAGCGGAGCAGTTCCGTGACGGCTGGGTATGTGGGGTGCGTGAGGTGATATCGGCAACTGACATCAGCAGCGAGGAGCAGCAGGTAATGAGCCACTGGCTGGAAAGCCGCAGTATGAAAACAGTCACAACCCGTGAACTGAAAGCCTGCCGCGGGGCGGATACAGCACGTTATCAGGGGTATGAAGCCGGACAAAATGCCCGTCTTCATCAGGGTGTCAGCGGCCGGGGTCCGGCAGCCATTGGTTACCGTCAGGATTAA
- a CDS encoding DUF2857 domain-containing protein: MMNSLSQAANGLLMQLVMDLRSGYLRRCESLGLNREEMQMLQGLSLEELHYLSGSEVSIISVGINHGNLVRMLQQARTEQKRLQRIDRALALGGSIELMANYFGLSSTDVAARRRIAGIDVRPGRGNALGDEENAALWRQWQKSGVEDAESADGLDVMMLAAEQMNVSLTSVWHAVRGWHKTRQPSPARTPVRKTA; this comes from the coding sequence ATGATGAACAGTTTATCTCAGGCTGCAAACGGATTATTGATGCAGCTGGTTATGGATCTCAGAAGTGGCTATCTCCGCCGCTGCGAATCGCTGGGACTGAACCGCGAGGAAATGCAGATGCTGCAGGGGCTCTCGCTCGAAGAGCTTCACTACCTTTCCGGCAGTGAGGTGTCGATCATCAGTGTGGGCATCAATCACGGCAATCTGGTGCGCATGCTACAGCAGGCCCGGACGGAACAGAAACGACTCCAGCGTATCGATCGGGCGCTGGCGCTGGGCGGCTCCATTGAACTGATGGCCAATTACTTCGGGCTCTCCAGTACGGACGTGGCGGCCCGCCGTCGCATTGCCGGTATCGATGTCCGGCCGGGGCGCGGTAACGCACTGGGTGATGAGGAAAACGCCGCCCTGTGGCGTCAGTGGCAAAAGTCCGGCGTTGAAGACGCGGAAAGTGCTGACGGGCTGGACGTGATGATGCTGGCTGCAGAACAGATGAACGTCTCGCTGACGTCGGTCTGGCATGCCGTCCGCGGCTGGCACAAGACCCGGCAGCCTTCTCCGGCCCGAACGCCGGTAAGGAAGACGGCATGA
- a CDS encoding STY4528 family pathogenicity island replication protein: MSLPAESLIAYTLDKMNARLAASPRRDDGRIRNGLLFTGNVHDSIPRRLLLDTRLSPLDKMGWMMIRLYAQNNEGAVFPSYDELQLQLASPGKGKASRETVSRVLLMLRITGWLSLCKRVRDDKGRVRGNIYAQHDEPLTFSDAEMLDPRFLDVVADACLSKNRTISQTAREVLDDIKNDPTMRHYRSHLALIESRLDSPQTPSQMAKHHHRIPCPAPGSETELSHKRPGIVAKKQGSDTELSPERYNNSLSSESVLPVKTSSYDRVRKPNHYVRSITHSVNKNTYVPGKPVLPDSLHELVPAEDIAMLTAQLQALPEEQAKLVLLSLQKVMARQQLSNPVGWLLAVMKKAREGRLYAPRQGGDISDSVGQKTVQRPEQQQWKPEPRASARPVSEENIRDLVKKIREKIINS, from the coding sequence ATGAGTCTGCCTGCAGAAAGCCTGATTGCTTATACGCTGGATAAAATGAATGCCCGCCTTGCGGCCAGTCCCCGGCGGGATGATGGCAGGATACGTAACGGCCTGCTGTTTACCGGAAATGTGCATGATTCCATTCCCCGCCGGCTGTTGCTCGACACGCGGTTGTCACCACTGGACAAGATGGGCTGGATGATGATCCGGCTGTATGCACAAAATAATGAGGGGGCGGTTTTCCCCAGCTATGACGAACTGCAGTTGCAGCTTGCCTCACCCGGAAAGGGGAAAGCCTCAAGGGAAACGGTAAGCCGCGTCCTGCTGATGCTGCGAATAACCGGCTGGCTCAGCCTCTGTAAACGCGTGCGGGATGATAAAGGGCGGGTGCGGGGGAATATCTATGCTCAGCACGATGAGCCCCTGACGTTCAGCGATGCGGAAATGCTCGACCCCCGCTTCCTTGATGTGGTGGCGGATGCCTGCCTGAGTAAAAACCGGACTATCAGCCAGACCGCCCGCGAAGTGCTCGACGATATAAAAAACGACCCCACCATGCGCCATTATCGCAGCCATCTTGCACTGATCGAATCGCGTCTGGACAGCCCACAGACTCCCAGCCAGATGGCGAAACATCATCACCGAATACCCTGTCCCGCACCGGGTTCGGAAACAGAACTCAGTCATAAACGGCCAGGAATCGTCGCTAAAAAACAGGGTTCGGATACCGAACTCAGTCCAGAAAGGTACAACAATTCACTGAGTTCGGAATCCGTACTGCCAGTAAAAACAAGCAGTTATGACCGGGTTCGGAAACCGAACCATTACGTACGTAGTATCACACACAGTGTGAATAAAAATACGTACGTACCGGGTAAACCTGTGCTTCCCGACAGTCTGCATGAACTTGTGCCGGCAGAAGATATTGCCATGCTGACCGCCCAGCTGCAGGCGCTGCCTGAAGAACAGGCAAAACTTGTGCTGCTCAGCCTGCAAAAGGTGATGGCACGCCAGCAGCTCAGCAACCCGGTTGGCTGGTTGCTGGCCGTGATGAAGAAGGCACGTGAGGGCAGGTTATACGCGCCCCGTCAGGGTGGCGATATATCTGACAGTGTCGGGCAAAAAACAGTTCAGCGTCCCGAACAGCAACAATGGAAACCCGAACCACGCGCCTCTGCCCGCCCGGTATCGGAGGAAAATATCAGGGATCTGGTGAAGAAAATTCGGGAAAAAATCATAAATTCATGA